A genomic window from Massilia sp. METH4 includes:
- a CDS encoding cytochrome c — protein MTYNFTALVALAGFVSAVPLPASAADGKAVYQKNCAACHQATGKGIPGAFPALAGSAFVQGPAKDPATVLLRGRGGMPDFSQNLNDGDIAAVLTYARSSWGNTAPALSEQDVAALRTEISAEAFSAGQMSNKH, from the coding sequence ATGACGTACAACTTCACTGCCCTGGTGGCATTGGCGGGCTTCGTCAGCGCGGTGCCGCTGCCCGCATCGGCCGCCGACGGCAAGGCCGTGTACCAGAAGAATTGCGCGGCCTGCCACCAGGCGACCGGCAAGGGCATTCCCGGCGCGTTTCCCGCGCTGGCCGGTAGCGCGTTCGTGCAGGGCCCCGCCAAGGACCCGGCCACCGTGCTCTTGAGGGGCCGCGGCGGCATGCCCGACTTTTCGCAGAACCTCAACGACGGCGATATCGCCGCCGTGCTCACATATGCCCGCTCCAGCTGGGGCAACACGGCGCCGGCCCTGTCCGAACAGGACGTGGCCGCGCTGCGCACCGAGATTTCGGCCGAGGCTTTCTCGGCCGGCCAGATGTCCAACAAACACTGA
- a CDS encoding RidA family protein encodes MKQHIAATLLMAAAAVTASAQDIVRHKIPGSDFPIAQAVTIPPNATIHFISGQVPPMIDKSANPDTIAAYGDTKTQTVGVLKKIEEILKGMGLTMGDVVKMQVFLVGDPAKGGRADTKGFMEGYTQFFGGPQPNLPARAVMQVAGLNSAGWLVEIEVVAAKK; translated from the coding sequence ATGAAACAGCACATCGCCGCCACCCTGCTGATGGCCGCCGCCGCGGTCACCGCCAGCGCGCAGGACATCGTTCGTCACAAGATCCCCGGCTCGGACTTCCCGATCGCGCAAGCCGTGACGATTCCGCCGAATGCCACGATCCACTTCATCAGCGGCCAGGTGCCGCCGATGATCGACAAGTCGGCCAATCCGGACACGATCGCCGCCTATGGCGACACGAAGACGCAGACCGTGGGCGTGCTGAAGAAGATCGAGGAAATCCTGAAGGGCATGGGCCTGACGATGGGCGACGTGGTGAAGATGCAGGTGTTCCTGGTGGGCGACCCGGCCAAGGGCGGCCGCGCCGACACGAAGGGCTTCATGGAAGGCTACACGCAATTCTTCGGCGGCCCGCAACCGAACCTGCCGGCTCGCGCGGTGATGCAGGTGGCGGGGCTGAACTCCGCCGGCTGGCTGGTCGAGATCGAGGTGGTCGCCGCCAAGAAGTAA
- a CDS encoding EAL domain-containing protein translates to MLALLCGLGLTALLFTGISRLEQDRLVLTFTQRAHVRVFALSEGINNVIDSLRSVNQLFVSQPVVTRDEFRRFVEPLTGRYPFVVGVSYLRFITDAERDAFEAGLRQVLPGARITELRGDRLQPAARRPRYRVIEYVEPFGTNASALGLDTMFSGDEASRQRAYDTGVPAAGPLTPLAQLPGPLSGMVVAMPVYRFGATLDSVAARRTALTGETSVALDAAAMVAHVLQPDGLQHTLQARDRRVQRVGLHVYADARGTPANLVYYTPPPELDQPAVPPPLAWLYPKPPAPVEVTIDVAGRPWRVVADMDGTVGLSDHLASLSALALGTVMTLLGAAWVHTLATRSRTIRDQVQERTAQLAEANRSLLLRDRAIESSTNMIMIVEAGAGNPIVYVNPAFEQQTGYTRDEVLGKSPRLLYRDDTAQPGAQTIRNAVREQRDGHAVLRNYRKDGTLFWVESYVSPVRDERGTVTHFVSIHYDITAMKAYETELHHQSTHDALTGLPNRQLLHDRLHSAIGQAMHDGYTLWVVSLDLDRFKFANSRVGHRGGDRLLQVVAERLRDALHPRDSLARLGGDEFALTLLPEAGERQPRPEQVQRLLAALAAPLVLDDKEQFISGSAGVAVCPDDGTDAGMLMERADIAMFRAKEMGGNNYQFYTTAMRERLGERVQLETAMRRALERREFVLYYQPQVDIASGRIVAMEALVRWQHPEMGMVAPGRFIPLAEETGMILPLGGWALECACRQLVDWQREGRAYLRVAVNVSARQMAEQDFVQGVARVLAETGLDPATLELELTESAVMNDVEHAIAVMRDLKALGVKLAIDDFGTGYSSLAHLKRFAVDVLKIDQAFVRDLTVDPDDAAIVTTIIALAANLNLQVISEGVETLDQLSFLREHGCSQMQGYYFSRPVPATAICTVLDENEAQIAAGSGAPLGVET, encoded by the coding sequence ATGCTGGCATTGCTGTGTGGGCTTGGCCTGACGGCGCTGCTCTTCACCGGCATTAGCCGGCTGGAACAGGACCGCCTCGTACTCACGTTCACGCAACGCGCGCACGTGCGGGTCTTCGCATTGTCCGAAGGCATCAACAATGTGATCGACAGCCTGCGCAGCGTGAACCAGCTGTTCGTCAGCCAGCCCGTCGTTACCCGCGACGAATTCCGCCGCTTCGTCGAACCCCTGACCGGGCGTTATCCCTTCGTGGTGGGCGTGAGCTATCTGCGCTTCATCACCGATGCCGAGCGCGATGCCTTCGAGGCTGGCCTGCGCCAGGTGTTGCCCGGTGCCCGGATCACGGAACTGCGTGGCGACCGCCTGCAACCGGCCGCACGGCGCCCTCGCTACCGCGTGATCGAGTATGTGGAACCGTTCGGCACCAATGCGTCGGCGCTGGGGCTGGACACCATGTTCTCCGGCGACGAGGCCAGCCGGCAGCGCGCCTACGATACCGGCGTTCCCGCGGCGGGACCGCTCACGCCGCTGGCGCAATTGCCCGGGCCGTTGTCGGGCATGGTGGTTGCCATGCCCGTGTACCGCTTCGGCGCAACGCTGGACAGCGTGGCCGCGCGGCGCACCGCGCTGACGGGCGAAACGTCGGTTGCCCTCGACGCCGCCGCCATGGTCGCCCACGTGCTGCAGCCGGACGGGCTGCAGCACACGCTGCAGGCCCGCGACCGCCGCGTGCAGCGCGTCGGCCTGCACGTCTACGCCGACGCGCGCGGTACACCGGCAAACCTCGTCTACTACACGCCGCCCCCGGAGCTGGACCAGCCGGCCGTGCCGCCGCCGCTGGCATGGCTGTACCCGAAGCCGCCCGCGCCCGTGGAAGTGACGATCGACGTGGCCGGCCGCCCGTGGCGCGTGGTCGCCGACATGGATGGCACAGTAGGGCTCTCCGACCACCTCGCCTCGCTCTCCGCGCTGGCGCTGGGTACGGTGATGACCTTGCTGGGCGCCGCCTGGGTGCACACGCTGGCCACGCGCAGCCGCACGATCCGCGACCAGGTGCAGGAGCGCACCGCCCAGCTGGCCGAGGCGAACCGCTCGCTGCTGCTGCGCGACCGGGCGATCGAATCGTCCACCAACATGATCATGATCGTCGAAGCGGGGGCCGGCAACCCGATCGTGTATGTCAACCCGGCGTTCGAGCAGCAGACCGGCTACACGCGCGACGAAGTGCTGGGCAAGAGCCCGCGCCTGCTCTACCGCGACGATACCGCCCAGCCGGGCGCGCAAACGATTCGCAACGCCGTCCGCGAACAGCGCGATGGCCACGCTGTGCTGCGCAACTACCGCAAGGATGGCACGCTGTTCTGGGTGGAGAGCTATGTATCGCCGGTGCGCGACGAGCGCGGTACGGTCACCCACTTCGTGTCGATCCACTACGACATCACGGCGATGAAGGCCTACGAGACGGAGCTGCACCACCAGTCCACGCACGACGCGCTGACCGGGCTGCCGAACCGCCAGTTGCTGCACGACCGGCTGCACAGCGCGATCGGCCAGGCGATGCACGACGGTTACACGCTGTGGGTGGTGTCGCTGGACCTGGACCGCTTCAAGTTCGCCAACAGCCGCGTGGGCCACCGCGGCGGCGACCGCCTGCTGCAGGTGGTGGCGGAACGGCTGCGCGACGCGCTGCACCCGCGCGACTCGCTGGCCCGGCTGGGCGGCGACGAGTTCGCGCTGACCCTGCTGCCCGAGGCCGGCGAGCGCCAGCCACGCCCCGAACAGGTGCAGCGCCTGCTGGCCGCGCTGGCCGCGCCGCTGGTGCTGGACGACAAGGAGCAATTCATCTCCGGCAGCGCCGGCGTGGCCGTGTGCCCGGACGACGGCACCGACGCCGGCATGCTGATGGAGCGGGCCGACATCGCCATGTTCCGCGCCAAGGAAATGGGCGGCAACAATTACCAGTTCTACACGACCGCCATGCGCGAACGGCTGGGCGAGCGCGTGCAGCTGGAAACGGCGATGCGCCGTGCGCTGGAGCGCCGCGAGTTCGTGCTGTACTACCAGCCACAGGTCGATATCGCCAGCGGCCGTATCGTGGCCATGGAAGCGCTGGTGCGCTGGCAGCACCCGGAAATGGGCATGGTGGCGCCCGGTCGCTTCATTCCGCTGGCCGAGGAAACGGGCATGATCCTGCCGCTGGGGGGCTGGGCGCTGGAATGCGCCTGCCGCCAGCTGGTCGACTGGCAGCGCGAGGGCCGCGCCTACCTGCGGGTGGCCGTTAACGTGTCGGCCCGGCAGATGGCGGAGCAGGACTTCGTGCAGGGCGTGGCGCGCGTGCTGGCCGAGACGGGGCTCGATCCCGCAACGCTGGAACTGGAACTGACGGAAAGCGCGGTGATGAACGACGTGGAGCATGCCATTGCCGTGATGCGCGACCTGAAGGCGCTGGGGGTGAAGCTGGCGATCGACGACTTCGGCACCGGCTACTCGAGCCTGGCTCACCTGAAACGCTTCGCGGTAGACGTGCTCAAGATCGACCAGGCCTTCGTGCGCGACCTGACGGTGGACCCGGACGATGCGGCAATCGTCACCACCATCATCGCGCTGGCGGCCAACCTGAACCTGCAGGTGATCTCGGAAGGCGTGGAAACGCTGGACCAGCTGTCCTTCCTGCGCGAACATGGCTGCTCGCAGATGCAGGGCTATTACTTCAGCCGGCCGGTACCGGCCACTGCCATCTGCACGGTGCTCGACGAAAACGAGGCGCAGATAGCGGCGGGGAGCGGGGCGCCGCTGGGGGTGGAGACGTGA
- a CDS encoding flavin monoamine oxidase family protein gives MKQGLMKAVTRRDFLYRAAAVGGTGLLLNAMNAWGMGIGSTMSGPPALTGSGKGKSVVILGAGLAGMTAAYEMAKLGYRVQVLEARGFAGGRCQTARSGFELTELGGETQRCAFDKGQYINHGPWRIPLHHQSTLHYTRLFEVPLEVMVNDNDHAFVYLENGGPLSKQRLRPAQIKADMRGHVAELLAKSVQDHQLDKALSTDDQRALLDYLKHEGHLAAGDLSYKGRSGRGFAVNPGAGVTPGPGSFSDPLAFHDLLASGVGKVYSAVQDYPMQNTMFQPVGGMDAIAKAFEKRVGRHIRYNAEVQKISHGENHVTIAFKDTKTGKEGIVTADYCLCTMPLSTLRMVDTDFSDGFKTAIKSVAYAPVGKIGLQMKRRFWEEDDHIYGGHVLTDMKGINTISLPSASWQKKKGVVLGYYNYQTAAIEVSGLTPAERAEFALAAGEKIFPAYRDSFDSAFSVAWHRVQYNLGGWAEWNDESRKSAYPKLLEGEGRVLLAGEHLSYLTGWQAGAIESAWQQMARIHERAMA, from the coding sequence ATGAAGCAAGGGTTGATGAAGGCGGTAACGCGGCGCGATTTTCTCTACCGCGCCGCGGCGGTGGGCGGTACGGGCTTGCTGCTGAACGCGATGAACGCATGGGGCATGGGCATCGGTTCCACGATGTCCGGTCCGCCAGCCTTGACGGGCAGCGGCAAGGGCAAGTCGGTGGTGATCCTGGGCGCCGGCCTGGCCGGCATGACGGCCGCCTACGAGATGGCAAAGCTGGGCTATCGCGTGCAGGTGCTGGAAGCGCGTGGCTTCGCCGGCGGCCGCTGCCAGACGGCGAGGAGCGGCTTCGAGCTCACGGAGCTGGGCGGCGAAACGCAACGCTGCGCGTTCGACAAGGGCCAGTACATCAACCACGGCCCGTGGCGCATTCCGCTGCACCACCAGTCCACGCTGCACTACACGCGGCTGTTCGAGGTGCCGCTGGAAGTGATGGTCAACGATAACGATCACGCCTTCGTCTACCTGGAAAACGGCGGCCCGCTGTCGAAGCAGCGGCTGCGCCCCGCGCAGATCAAGGCCGACATGCGCGGCCATGTGGCCGAGCTGCTGGCCAAGTCGGTGCAGGACCACCAGCTCGACAAGGCCCTCTCGACCGATGACCAGCGCGCGCTGCTCGACTACCTGAAGCACGAGGGCCACCTGGCGGCGGGGGATCTAAGTTACAAGGGCCGCAGCGGCCGCGGCTTTGCCGTCAACCCTGGCGCCGGCGTCACCCCCGGTCCCGGTTCGTTCTCCGATCCGCTCGCTTTCCACGACCTGCTGGCATCCGGCGTGGGCAAGGTGTACAGCGCGGTGCAGGATTACCCGATGCAGAACACGATGTTCCAGCCGGTGGGCGGCATGGATGCCATCGCCAAGGCGTTCGAAAAGCGCGTGGGCCGCCACATCCGCTACAACGCCGAGGTGCAGAAGATCAGCCACGGCGAGAACCATGTCACGATCGCGTTCAAGGACACGAAGACGGGCAAGGAGGGCATCGTCACGGCCGACTACTGCCTGTGCACGATGCCGCTCTCAACCCTGCGCATGGTCGACACCGATTTCTCCGACGGTTTCAAGACCGCCATCAAGTCCGTGGCCTACGCGCCGGTCGGCAAGATCGGCCTGCAGATGAAGCGCCGCTTCTGGGAGGAGGATGATCACATCTATGGCGGCCACGTGCTGACCGACATGAAGGGCATCAACACGATCTCGCTGCCCTCGGCCAGCTGGCAGAAGAAGAAGGGTGTGGTGCTCGGCTACTACAACTACCAGACGGCGGCGATCGAAGTCAGCGGCCTGACGCCCGCCGAACGCGCCGAGTTCGCGCTCGCTGCCGGCGAAAAGATCTTCCCGGCCTATCGGGACTCGTTCGACAGCGCCTTCTCGGTGGCCTGGCACCGCGTGCAATACAACCTGGGCGGCTGGGCCGAATGGAACGACGAAAGCCGCAAGAGCGCCTATCCGAAGCTGCTGGAAGGCGAGGGCCGCGTGCTGCTGGCGGGCGAACACCTGTCCTACCTCACCGGCTGGCAGGCCGGGGCGATCGAATCGGCCTGGCAGCAGATGGCCCGCATTCATGAAAGGGCGATGGCATGA
- a CDS encoding TonB-dependent receptor encodes MHKAIITSGAAAMLLHTGLSLAAEPGGAPEPEPQAENVAGAAGAPVSVGAVIVTGTRASGLKAENSASPIQVLDAGSLQRTGQPDLIQAIAQNIPSFTAQAFGGDTANLTLSARLRGLSPNNTLVLVNGKRRHGTSNLAVLGGPYQGGAAADLNYIPVAAIDHIEVLQDGAAAQYGTDAIAGVVNIILKSNNQGLSGNVNGGGYVDGGGHTGDGTANIGFKLTDKGFLSLTGESRYHGYSDRGNLDPRVTAPQNIASMPLLQAPGYPHLNKIAGDAQYHLNTLALNAGYDIDDDTSLYAFATWGKKEARAYENYRMPNRLPEVYPLGFSPKETMKEIDYAFTAGARGKFGGAWNWELSTTYGRDKAEIGVIDSANVSLYRDTGFTPTVFHAGTFIASQWTNNVDISREFDMGWAKPSTFAMGLEHRVDEYEIQAGDEYSRYKEGSQSYPGFSLTDAGKHDRNNKAIYANFITFPIAGLTVDLAARYEHFSDFGNAKVGKLTSRYDFTPMFALRGTYSNGFRAPTLAESYYSATNVGPTSAFVQLAPNSAGAKLVGVDGLKPEASTNISAGIVLNPANNLSVTVDAYQIKIRDRIVGSGSVYGSGGAVNSPAVVAAILANGNVLDPTVSETGINIFTNAVNTRSRGLELVATLNSNYGQYGRVDWSLAANWNQVRVTKINQAPAQLQPQTLLDRTAISNLETASPKTRVNIGALWRSGAWTVNLREAIYGKSHTWESPNGGTYYKNEIGTTAITDLEVSYKLTPNWTLSAGANNLFNEYPDEVNPELMAVYRANLDNAGVTKYPSFSPFGINGGYYYVRASFKY; translated from the coding sequence ATGCACAAGGCCATCATCACATCGGGCGCTGCCGCGATGCTGCTGCACACCGGATTGTCGCTCGCCGCCGAGCCGGGCGGCGCACCGGAGCCCGAACCGCAAGCGGAAAACGTGGCCGGCGCCGCCGGCGCACCAGTTTCGGTGGGCGCCGTGATCGTCACCGGCACCCGCGCCAGCGGCCTGAAAGCGGAAAACAGCGCCTCGCCGATCCAGGTGCTGGACGCCGGCTCGCTGCAACGTACCGGCCAGCCGGACCTGATCCAGGCCATCGCGCAAAACATCCCGTCGTTTACCGCGCAGGCCTTCGGCGGCGACACGGCGAACCTCACGCTGTCGGCCCGGCTGCGCGGCCTGTCGCCGAACAACACGCTTGTGCTGGTGAATGGCAAGCGGCGGCACGGCACCTCGAACCTGGCCGTGCTGGGCGGCCCGTACCAGGGTGGCGCGGCGGCCGACCTGAACTACATTCCGGTGGCCGCGATCGACCATATCGAAGTGCTGCAGGATGGTGCGGCCGCGCAGTACGGCACCGATGCGATCGCCGGCGTGGTCAACATCATCCTCAAGTCGAACAACCAGGGGTTGTCGGGCAACGTCAATGGCGGCGGCTATGTCGACGGCGGCGGCCACACGGGCGACGGCACGGCCAACATCGGCTTCAAGCTGACCGACAAGGGCTTCCTCAGCCTGACGGGCGAGTCGCGCTACCATGGTTACAGCGACCGCGGCAATCTCGACCCGCGCGTGACGGCCCCGCAAAACATCGCCTCGATGCCCCTGCTGCAGGCGCCCGGCTACCCGCACCTGAACAAGATCGCCGGCGACGCGCAATATCACCTGAACACGCTGGCGCTGAACGCCGGCTATGACATCGACGACGACACGTCGCTGTATGCCTTCGCCACCTGGGGCAAGAAGGAAGCGCGCGCCTACGAGAACTACCGTATGCCGAACCGGCTGCCGGAAGTCTACCCGCTCGGCTTCAGCCCGAAGGAAACGATGAAGGAGATCGACTACGCATTCACTGCCGGCGCCCGCGGCAAGTTCGGCGGCGCATGGAACTGGGAGCTGTCGACCACCTATGGCCGCGACAAGGCGGAGATCGGCGTGATCGATTCGGCCAACGTGTCGCTGTACCGCGATACCGGCTTCACGCCGACCGTCTTCCACGCCGGTACCTTCATCGCCAGCCAGTGGACCAACAACGTCGACATCTCCCGCGAATTCGACATGGGCTGGGCGAAACCGTCGACGTTCGCGATGGGTCTCGAGCACCGCGTGGACGAATACGAAATCCAGGCCGGCGACGAATACTCGCGCTACAAGGAAGGTTCGCAATCCTACCCCGGCTTCTCGCTGACGGACGCCGGCAAGCATGACCGCAACAACAAGGCAATCTACGCGAACTTCATCACCTTCCCGATCGCGGGCCTGACGGTCGACCTGGCGGCGCGCTATGAACACTTCTCCGACTTCGGCAACGCCAAGGTCGGCAAGCTGACGAGCCGCTACGACTTCACGCCCATGTTCGCGCTGCGCGGCACGTACTCGAACGGCTTCCGCGCCCCGACGCTGGCCGAGTCGTACTACTCGGCCACCAACGTGGGCCCGACCAGCGCCTTCGTGCAGCTGGCGCCGAATTCGGCGGGCGCGAAACTGGTGGGCGTGGATGGCCTGAAGCCGGAAGCATCGACCAATATCTCGGCGGGCATCGTGCTGAACCCGGCGAACAATCTGTCGGTAACGGTGGACGCGTACCAGATCAAGATCCGCGACCGCATCGTGGGTTCCGGCTCGGTCTACGGCTCGGGCGGCGCGGTAAACTCGCCGGCGGTGGTGGCCGCGATCCTCGCCAACGGCAACGTCCTCGACCCGACCGTGAGCGAGACGGGCATCAACATCTTCACCAACGCCGTCAACACCCGTTCGCGCGGGCTGGAGCTGGTGGCCACGCTGAACAGCAACTATGGCCAGTACGGCCGTGTCGACTGGTCGCTGGCGGCGAACTGGAACCAGGTGCGCGTCACGAAGATCAACCAGGCCCCGGCGCAACTGCAACCGCAGACGCTGCTGGACCGCACGGCGATCTCGAACCTGGAAACCGCGTCGCCGAAGACCCGCGTGAACATCGGCGCGCTGTGGCGCTCGGGCGCGTGGACGGTGAACCTGCGCGAAGCGATCTACGGCAAGTCGCACACGTGGGAATCGCCGAACGGCGGCACGTACTACAAGAACGAGATCGGCACCACCGCGATCACGGACCTGGAAGTGAGCTACAAGCTGACCCCGAACTGGACGCTGTCGGCAGGTGCCAACAACCTGTTCAACGAGTACCCGGACGAGGTGAACCCGGAGCTGATGGCCGTGTACCGCGCCAACCTGGACAACGCGGGCGTGACGAAGTACCCCTCGTTCTCGCCGTTCGGCATCAACGGCGGCTACTACTACGTGCGCGCCAGCTTCAAGTACTGA
- a CDS encoding alpha/beta hydrolase, translated as MTKLSTSILLALAFGASGTAGAAGAAYGPELQGFKYPYPVQHFRFNSQGQTMQMAYMDVKPAGKGNGRTAVLMHGKNFCGATWEGTIAALTQAGWRVVVPDQVGFCASTKPPHYQYSFQQLAANTMELLKKVNVDKAVLVGHSTGGMLATRFALMYPQNVAHLVMVNPIGLEDWKQLGVPYRTVDQWFERELKLTADGVRTYEKNTYYMGRWKPEYEKWVDMLAGLNAGSGQRLVAWNSALIYDMIYTQPVVHEFPQLKVPVTLMNGDGDTTAIGSDIAPPEVKAKIGNYKVLGKETVKRIPNAKLIEFPGMGHAPQIEDPAGFHKALLQALQ; from the coding sequence ATGACCAAACTGTCGACTTCGATCCTCCTGGCGCTGGCATTCGGCGCAAGCGGCACCGCCGGCGCGGCGGGCGCGGCCTACGGCCCCGAGCTGCAGGGCTTCAAGTATCCATATCCGGTGCAGCACTTCCGTTTCAATTCGCAGGGCCAGACGATGCAGATGGCCTATATGGACGTGAAACCGGCCGGCAAGGGCAACGGGCGGACGGCGGTCCTCATGCATGGCAAGAACTTTTGCGGCGCCACGTGGGAAGGCACCATCGCCGCGCTGACCCAGGCGGGCTGGCGGGTCGTGGTGCCGGACCAGGTGGGCTTTTGCGCGTCGACCAAGCCGCCGCACTACCAGTACAGCTTCCAGCAGCTGGCGGCGAACACGATGGAACTGCTGAAGAAGGTCAATGTCGACAAGGCGGTGCTGGTGGGCCACTCGACGGGCGGCATGCTCGCCACCCGCTTCGCGCTGATGTACCCGCAGAACGTGGCGCACCTGGTGATGGTCAACCCCATCGGCCTGGAGGACTGGAAGCAGCTCGGCGTGCCCTACCGCACGGTGGACCAGTGGTTCGAGCGCGAATTGAAACTCACGGCGGACGGCGTGCGCACCTACGAGAAGAACACGTATTACATGGGCCGCTGGAAGCCCGAGTATGAAAAATGGGTGGACATGCTGGCCGGCCTGAACGCCGGCTCCGGGCAGCGGCTGGTGGCATGGAATTCGGCGCTGATCTACGACATGATCTATACCCAGCCCGTGGTGCACGAATTCCCGCAGCTGAAGGTGCCCGTTACCCTGATGAACGGCGACGGCGACACCACCGCCATCGGCAGCGACATCGCGCCGCCGGAAGTGAAGGCGAAGATCGGCAACTACAAGGTATTGGGCAAGGAGACCGTCAAGCGCATTCCGAACGCGAAGCTCATCGAGTTCCCCGGCATGGGGCATGCGCCGCAGATCGAGGATCCGGCGGGGTTTCACAAGGCGTTGTTGCAGGCGTTGCAGTAA
- a CDS encoding DEAD/DEAH box helicase — translation MTATAPLFTDLQLSNPILKALKEVGYEAPSPIQAQTIPPLLANRDVLGTAQTGTGKTAAFALPILSRLDIRQSAPQALVLAPTRELAIQVAEAFQRYAAHIPNFHVLPIYGGQSYGPQLSALRRGVHVVVGTPGRVIDHLDKGSLDLSKLKTLVLDEADEMLRMGFIDDVERILQETPESRQTALFSATMPAPIRRIANTYLRDPAEITVAAKTTTSENIRQRYWLVSGMHKLDALTRILEAEPFDGMIIFSRTKLGTEELAERLQARGFSAAAINGDMQQAARERTIGQLKEGKIDILVATDVAARGLDVERISHVVNYDVPYDAESYTHRIGRTGRAGRSGEAILFITPRERNLLKTIERATRQPIKQMELPTLQAVNDVRIAKFKDQITETLAGGGLEQFLSLVADYEREHDVPAIEIAAALAMMARGGTPLLLDKKAEKGWHEDGRPAAPQRDERSPRAERGDRFDRPERAERPAFPKKERIHREPEPGMATYRIEVGYEDGVKPGNIVGAIANEGGVDSKFIGRIEIFEDYTVLDMPDDLPADVLDTLTQVRVAGRPLRIRRDGEAAPAAAPAPAKAAPKPAREAAPKPAREAAPKGLDAVVAEAATDDEAPKKKERKRAQDGLAMRAYRIEVGSQHEATPANIVGAIANESGLEARYIGRIEIFDDHTVLEMPDGMPDEIFRHLGKVWVGGQQLKISLADAMPPLSAKHTPPKKPAAKGAKPKAKR, via the coding sequence ATGACTGCCACAGCTCCACTTTTCACCGACCTGCAACTCTCCAACCCGATCCTGAAGGCCCTGAAGGAGGTCGGCTACGAAGCGCCGTCCCCGATCCAGGCGCAGACCATCCCGCCGCTGCTGGCCAACCGCGACGTGCTGGGCACGGCGCAGACCGGCACCGGCAAGACGGCCGCCTTCGCGCTGCCCATCCTGTCGCGTCTCGACATCCGCCAGAGCGCGCCCCAGGCGCTGGTGCTGGCGCCCACGCGCGAGCTGGCGATCCAGGTGGCCGAGGCGTTCCAGCGCTATGCCGCGCACATCCCGAACTTCCACGTGCTGCCGATCTATGGCGGGCAGAGCTACGGCCCGCAACTGTCCGCGCTGCGCCGCGGCGTGCATGTCGTGGTGGGCACGCCCGGGCGCGTGATCGATCACCTGGACAAGGGTTCGCTGGACCTGTCGAAGCTGAAGACGCTGGTGCTGGACGAGGCGGACGAAATGCTGCGCATGGGCTTCATCGACGACGTGGAGCGCATCCTGCAGGAGACGCCGGAATCGCGCCAGACGGCGCTGTTCTCGGCCACCATGCCGGCGCCGATCCGCCGCATCGCCAACACCTACCTGCGCGACCCGGCCGAGATCACGGTGGCCGCCAAGACGACGACTTCGGAAAACATCCGCCAGCGCTACTGGCTGGTGTCGGGCATGCACAAGCTCGATGCGCTCACGCGCATCCTGGAAGCGGAGCCGTTCGACGGCATGATCATCTTTTCCCGCACCAAGCTGGGCACCGAGGAGCTGGCCGAACGCCTGCAGGCGCGCGGTTTCTCGGCCGCGGCGATCAATGGCGACATGCAGCAGGCCGCGCGCGAGCGCACCATCGGCCAGCTCAAGGAGGGCAAAATCGACATCCTGGTCGCCACCGACGTGGCGGCGCGCGGGCTGGACGTGGAGCGCATCAGCCACGTGGTGAACTACGACGTGCCGTATGACGCCGAGAGCTACACCCACCGCATCGGCCGCACCGGCCGTGCCGGCCGCAGCGGCGAGGCGATCCTGTTCATCACGCCGCGCGAGCGCAACCTGCTCAAGACGATCGAGCGTGCCACCCGCCAGCCGATCAAGCAGATGGAATTGCCCACGCTGCAGGCCGTGAACGACGTTCGGATCGCGAAGTTCAAGGACCAGATCACGGAAACGCTGGCCGGCGGCGGTCTGGAACAATTCCTGTCGCTGGTCGCCGATTACGAGCGCGAGCACGACGTGCCGGCGATCGAGATCGCGGCGGCGCTGGCCATGATGGCACGCGGCGGCACGCCGCTGCTGCTGGACAAGAAGGCCGAGAAGGGCTGGCACGAAGACGGCCGGCCGGCGGCGCCGCAGCGCGATGAGCGGAGCCCGCGTGCCGAGCGCGGCGACCGGTTCGACCGGCCGGAGCGCGCCGAACGGCCGGCCTTCCCGAAGAAGGAGCGCATCCATCGCGAGCCGGAGCCGGGCATGGCCACCTACCGCATCGAAGTGGGCTACGAGGATGGCGTCAAGCCGGGCAATATCGTGGGCGCCATCGCCAACGAGGGCGGCGTCGACTCGAAATTCATCGGCCGCATCGAGATTTTCGAGGACTACACGGTGCTCGACATGCCGGACGACCTGCCGGCCGACGTGCTCGATACGCTGACCCAGGTGCGCGTGGCCGGCCGGCCGCTGCGCATCCGCCGCGATGGCGAGGCTGCCCCGGCGGCCGCGCCGGCGCCGGCGAAAGCCGCGCCGAAGCCAGCGCGCGAGGCGGCACCGAAGCCAGCGCGAGAGGCGGCGCCGAAGGGCCTGGACGCCGTGGTGGCCGAAGCCGCGACCGATGACGAAGCGCCGAAGAAGAAGGAGCGCAAGCGCGCCCAGGATGGCCTGGCGATGCGCGCCTACCGCATCGAGGTGGGCAGCCAGCACGAGGCCACCCCGGCCAATATCGTGGGCGCGATCGCCAACGAAAGCGGGCTGGAAGCGCGCTACATCGGCCGCATCGAGATCTTCGACGACCACACGGTGCTGGAAATGCCGGACGGCATGCCGGACGAGATCTTCCGCCACCTGGGCAAGGTGTGGGTCGGCGGCCAGCAATTGAAGATCAGCCTGGCCGATGCGATGCCGCCCCTGTCAGCCAAGCACACGCCGCCGAAGAAGCCGGCCGCCAAGGGCGCCAAGCCGAAGGCGAAGCGCTGA